The following are encoded together in the Bradymonas sediminis genome:
- a CDS encoding PAS domain-containing sensor histidine kinase, whose product MPNRLPSWERTNHTDTGEKLRRVRERVEKHEEFFWVFDPKTDSFIYIGGAYTRIWERSRAELTSNAASFFEAIHPDDRERIRRAYSPDRAGSYDEVYRVLRADGTMRIVRDRAFPHLPGQHRVEHLTGIVTDITDPKDRPHHPTFGPKEVALPEDQRSTIRISSTQNNYRNLFLEAADAIMLFDGHGYVIEANHHAAELFGFERHELTRMHFSSFFEDRTLASAVESWERVRSGLGGCKITSMLRKDRQSIEVEIAATLLFFGHEYIIQASIRPVSSQEQIAHELEAARDQLAQVQKMELIGQIAGGAAHDFNNLLSVITGFAEVIKMRLDDNPEAQRDTEKILEAGESAALLVRRLLTLARPDARTPEVLAPREPIMQTCALCERAVADGVTLQLDIAQNLWAIRIDRIELEQIIMNLVINASDAMPEGGVVELEVTNFSNHPTTVNAPAQLGFGRYLHLRVRDSGIGMDEGIRARIFEPFFSTKPCSHGTGLGLATVKNLVSRNRGFLTVESEPDQGTTFDLYFPMSSSAPANTPSA is encoded by the coding sequence ATGCCAAACCGACTGCCAAGCTGGGAACGCACAAATCATACGGACACCGGTGAGAAATTGCGGCGCGTGCGCGAGCGCGTCGAGAAGCATGAGGAGTTTTTCTGGGTTTTCGACCCCAAGACCGACTCCTTTATCTATATTGGCGGGGCGTACACGCGGATCTGGGAGCGCTCGCGCGCTGAGTTAACCTCCAACGCCGCCTCCTTTTTTGAGGCCATCCACCCCGACGATCGCGAGCGCATCCGCCGCGCCTACTCCCCCGACCGCGCGGGGAGCTATGATGAGGTTTACCGGGTTCTGCGCGCCGACGGAACCATGCGCATCGTGCGCGACCGCGCGTTTCCGCACCTGCCGGGCCAACATCGCGTCGAACATCTGACCGGGATCGTCACCGATATCACCGACCCCAAGGACCGGCCGCACCACCCGACATTTGGGCCCAAGGAAGTCGCGCTCCCCGAAGATCAGCGCAGCACGATTCGCATCAGCTCAACTCAGAATAACTACCGCAACCTCTTCTTAGAGGCCGCCGACGCGATCATGCTCTTCGACGGGCACGGCTATGTCATCGAGGCGAATCATCACGCCGCCGAGTTATTCGGGTTTGAGCGCCACGAATTGACGCGCATGCACTTCTCCTCCTTCTTTGAGGACCGGACGCTCGCCTCGGCGGTCGAATCCTGGGAGCGGGTGCGAAGTGGGCTCGGGGGATGCAAGATCACGTCGATGCTGCGCAAGGACCGCCAGAGCATCGAGGTCGAGATCGCGGCGACCCTCCTATTCTTTGGCCACGAATATATCATCCAAGCATCCATTCGGCCGGTGAGCAGCCAAGAGCAAATCGCCCACGAGCTCGAGGCCGCGCGCGACCAGCTCGCCCAGGTCCAGAAGATGGAGCTCATCGGCCAGATCGCCGGCGGCGCCGCCCACGACTTCAACAACCTATTATCCGTCATCACCGGGTTCGCCGAGGTCATTAAGATGCGCCTCGACGACAACCCCGAGGCCCAGCGCGACACCGAGAAGATCCTGGAGGCCGGCGAGAGCGCGGCGCTGCTGGTGCGCCGGCTCCTCACCCTGGCCCGCCCCGACGCCAGAACCCCCGAGGTCCTCGCCCCGCGCGAGCCCATCATGCAAACCTGCGCGCTCTGCGAGCGCGCTGTGGCCGACGGCGTGACCTTGCAGCTCGACATCGCCCAGAACCTCTGGGCGATCCGGATCGACCGAATCGAGCTCGAGCAAATCATCATGAACCTGGTGATTAACGCCAGCGACGCGATGCCCGAGGGCGGCGTCGTTGAGCTGGAGGTCACAAATTTCTCCAACCACCCGACCACCGTCAACGCGCCGGCCCAGCTGGGGTTTGGCCGCTATCTGCACCTTCGCGTGCGCGACAGCGGCATCGGCATGGACGAGGGAATCCGCGCCCGCATCTTCGAGCCCTTCTTCAGCACCAAGCCGTGCTCGCACGGCACCGGCCTGGGCCTGGCGACCGTGAAGAATCTGGTCTCGCGCAATCGCGGGTTCCTCACCGTGGAGTCTGAGCCCGACCAGGGCACCACCTTTGACCTCTATTTCCCGATGAGCTCATCGGCGCCGGCGAACACCCCTTCCGCATAA
- a CDS encoding serine/threonine-protein kinase — protein sequence MQVQVGQIIHGRYRLIEQVSQGGVGTIWRAWQQQTGGEVALKLLRPEMSSLPHLRRRFAREARAASRLSHPNIAQVFDFGVDDTGRMFIAMELIEGDPVNRCIETGMSTLNVVLLADSLLAGLAHAHAKGVIHRDLKPSNILLAGSALPEEMGVPKLVDFGIAKVSFESSDTPETNHGEVVGTPRYMSPEQASGESDLGPQTDIYNVGLILYELITGKPPFGNQKGLAVMSLHVHEAVPPMVAREGLYLSPQLRALVMRALAKEPRDRWATAAECRQDLVPILEDARTNPLALQIPAATTPRTKASAAIIATHQDAPFEPGADKTVFDTPKSHLSAHASGTLNQPLETPYRAPVPVAPRVDRNDPRSLSPLGPLFQQVPFVGRTYERNQLWEIALKVRESRVGFQVLLHGEAGVGKTRLSTWLREQCEEHGVLRAHMGAFTRGASGGLRGLYEVLEHLFGTRGLSRAEVEERVAWHMERWGRADSEDTGAAVEFLRPDGMEQNLSTSALFATVARIFEFASLYRPRLILLDDVHWAGGELAEFLDYLAVEMRHRKFPMLLISTIRTEDLAERPRLAAQLNGLSRYVGESVERIDLARFGRDDSYQLVDAIFPCDPALTAIVYERSDGNPLHLMLLLRYLREEKLLEFNPEPTPEDPHQGYWQARDLELARAAMPPSLSDLFHVRVQQVEERLGTNGALTDLLVRAAVIRPRFSFDMLARVVELERNAERLENFDSLFDHLLSEGLLIEVAGRGGDWYQFSHALLRDYFLRQRLGPGLQRTLHRLAAEAMQDTLGSRVTHYALEIAAHWRAAGRNQRALVWYGRGAQSLRISSLYRQAAAAYKICVELMDTEMGVQNGDYPSVHDHARFAAIGVSVDDYVETVNHLGELLEGFGDFEPAEEAFRRIVRMVGRSATPDDPQDPLDDAKIKERFSEIVLRSLGLSWLGLGHIAWQRGDFEGACWAFEKVRALMAAYAGAYPSLRAVEEDASRGLARVFWHRGEYAQAGQIARSALASARERRSTQAEATSLWIIGEVDRMQGEGESARAHYAAAMELFRQVDLPSGIARSLLSMAQLARHHKIYDEAVTLFQRALGRYESLGDRRGAGQCYNGLGDIARYQSRYEDARTDYTRAIEIYQAIGAEYDVAVVYTNLGITAIAMADYEAADEYLSTASEMIAGDQYPYVQAGIEFNLALVKALRGDADQSHQILEDVLNLAERFPIADFDYAQPLERLGMLRADAGKMSEAVALWKKAAEIYRDLQLAEDLERVLRLIDREAL from the coding sequence ATGCAGGTCCAGGTCGGACAAATTATTCACGGGCGCTACCGCCTCATTGAGCAGGTTAGCCAGGGCGGCGTCGGAACGATCTGGCGGGCCTGGCAGCAGCAGACTGGCGGCGAAGTCGCGCTGAAATTGTTGCGCCCGGAGATGTCGAGCCTGCCGCACCTGCGCCGGCGCTTCGCGCGCGAGGCGCGCGCCGCGTCGCGCTTAAGCCACCCGAATATCGCCCAGGTCTTCGACTTCGGCGTCGATGATACCGGCCGGATGTTTATCGCCATGGAGCTTATCGAGGGCGACCCGGTCAACCGCTGCATCGAGACCGGCATGTCGACGCTCAACGTCGTTTTATTGGCCGACAGCCTGCTCGCTGGCCTCGCCCACGCGCACGCCAAGGGCGTGATCCACCGCGACCTCAAGCCCTCCAATATCCTGCTCGCCGGCTCCGCGCTGCCCGAAGAAATGGGCGTGCCGAAGTTGGTGGACTTCGGCATCGCGAAGGTCTCCTTTGAGTCCTCCGACACCCCCGAGACCAACCACGGCGAAGTCGTCGGAACCCCGCGCTATATGAGCCCGGAGCAAGCATCTGGGGAGTCCGACCTCGGCCCGCAGACCGATATCTATAACGTCGGCCTCATCCTCTATGAACTCATCACCGGCAAGCCACCCTTCGGCAACCAAAAGGGCCTGGCGGTGATGAGCCTGCACGTACACGAGGCGGTCCCGCCGATGGTCGCGCGCGAAGGCCTCTACTTAAGCCCGCAGCTGCGCGCCCTTGTGATGCGCGCGCTCGCCAAAGAACCGCGCGACCGCTGGGCCACCGCGGCCGAGTGCCGCCAGGACCTGGTGCCGATCCTCGAAGACGCGCGCACCAACCCGCTCGCCTTGCAGATCCCGGCCGCCACCACGCCCCGCACCAAAGCGTCAGCGGCGATCATCGCGACCCATCAGGACGCGCCCTTTGAGCCCGGCGCAGATAAGACGGTCTTTGACACGCCAAAGTCTCACCTCAGCGCCCACGCCTCCGGCACCCTCAACCAGCCCCTTGAGACGCCGTATCGCGCGCCGGTCCCCGTGGCACCGCGGGTTGACCGAAACGACCCGCGCAGCCTCTCGCCGCTGGGCCCGCTCTTCCAACAGGTCCCCTTCGTCGGGCGCACCTATGAGCGCAACCAGCTCTGGGAGATCGCCCTGAAGGTGCGCGAATCACGCGTGGGTTTTCAGGTGCTTTTGCACGGCGAGGCCGGCGTCGGTAAAACCCGGCTGTCGACCTGGTTGCGCGAGCAATGCGAGGAGCACGGCGTGCTGCGCGCCCATATGGGGGCGTTCACCCGCGGCGCCAGCGGCGGATTGCGCGGTCTTTATGAGGTGCTCGAGCACCTCTTTGGCACCCGCGGCCTCTCGCGCGCCGAAGTTGAGGAGCGCGTCGCCTGGCATATGGAGCGCTGGGGGCGCGCCGATAGCGAAGACACCGGCGCGGCGGTCGAGTTTTTGCGCCCCGACGGCATGGAGCAGAACCTGTCGACCAGCGCCCTCTTCGCGACGGTGGCGCGCATCTTCGAGTTCGCCAGCCTCTATCGCCCGCGCCTGATCCTGCTCGACGACGTGCACTGGGCGGGCGGCGAGTTGGCCGAATTCTTGGATTATCTGGCCGTCGAGATGCGCCACCGAAAATTTCCGATGCTGCTGATCTCCACGATTCGCACCGAAGACCTGGCCGAGCGCCCGCGCCTGGCCGCCCAGCTCAACGGGCTGAGCCGCTATGTCGGCGAGAGCGTCGAGCGCATCGATCTGGCGCGGTTTGGCCGCGACGATAGCTATCAATTGGTCGACGCGATCTTCCCCTGCGACCCGGCCCTGACCGCGATCGTATACGAACGCTCGGACGGAAACCCGCTGCACCTGATGTTGCTGCTGCGCTATCTGCGCGAAGAGAAGTTGCTCGAATTTAACCCCGAGCCGACGCCCGAAGATCCGCACCAGGGCTATTGGCAGGCGCGTGACCTCGAGCTGGCCCGCGCGGCGATGCCGCCGAGCCTCAGCGACCTCTTTCATGTGCGCGTCCAACAGGTCGAAGAGCGCCTGGGCACCAACGGGGCGCTGACCGACTTGCTGGTGCGCGCCGCGGTGATTCGCCCGCGCTTTAGCTTCGACATGCTCGCGCGGGTGGTCGAATTGGAGCGCAACGCCGAGCGCCTGGAGAACTTCGACAGCCTATTTGATCATCTGCTCAGCGAAGGTCTGCTCATCGAGGTCGCCGGGCGCGGGGGCGATTGGTACCAATTTAGCCACGCCCTTTTGCGCGATTATTTTTTGCGCCAACGCCTCGGCCCGGGGCTGCAGCGCACCCTTCACCGCCTGGCCGCCGAAGCGATGCAGGACACGCTGGGCTCACGCGTCACCCATTACGCCTTAGAGATCGCGGCCCATTGGCGCGCCGCCGGGCGAAACCAGCGCGCGCTCGTTTGGTACGGGCGCGGCGCGCAATCGCTGCGGATCTCATCGCTCTACCGCCAGGCCGCGGCGGCCTATAAAATCTGCGTGGAGCTTATGGACACCGAGATGGGCGTCCAGAACGGCGATTACCCCAGCGTCCACGACCACGCCCGCTTCGCGGCGATCGGCGTGAGCGTCGACGATTATGTCGAGACGGTGAACCACCTGGGCGAGTTGTTGGAGGGATTCGGCGACTTCGAGCCCGCCGAAGAGGCGTTCCGGCGCATCGTGCGCATGGTGGGGCGAAGCGCGACCCCCGATGACCCGCAGGACCCACTCGACGACGCGAAGATCAAAGAAAGATTCAGCGAGATCGTCCTGCGCTCGCTGGGCCTAAGCTGGCTGGGGCTCGGGCATATCGCCTGGCAACGCGGCGATTTCGAGGGTGCCTGCTGGGCGTTCGAGAAGGTGCGCGCCCTGATGGCCGCCTACGCCGGGGCGTACCCCTCGCTTCGCGCGGTCGAAGAAGACGCCTCGCGCGGGTTGGCGCGCGTGTTCTGGCATCGCGGCGAGTACGCCCAGGCCGGACAGATCGCCCGCAGCGCCCTGGCCTCGGCCCGCGAGCGCCGCAGCACCCAGGCCGAGGCGACCTCGCTGTGGATCATCGGCGAGGTCGACCGCATGCAGGGCGAAGGCGAATCCGCCCGCGCCCATTATGCCGCCGCGATGGAGCTATTTCGCCAGGTCGATCTTCCCAGCGGCATCGCCCGAAGCCTGCTGAGCATGGCCCAGCTCGCCCGCCACCATAAGATTTACGACGAAGCCGTCACCCTGTTTCAGCGCGCCCTCGGGCGCTACGAGAGCCTCGGCGACCGCCGCGGCGCCGGCCAATGCTATAACGGCCTGGGCGATATCGCCCGCTACCAATCGCGCTACGAGGACGCCCGCACCGACTACACCCGGGCGATCGAAATCTACCAGGCCATCGGCGCCGAATACGACGTCGCCGTGGTCTATACCAACCTGGGGATCACCGCGATCGCGATGGCCGACTACGAGGCCGCGGACGAGTACCTGAGCACCGCCAGCGAGATGATCGCCGGCGACCAATACCCCTATGTTCAGGCCGGCATTGAGTTCAACCTGGCGCTGGTCAAGGCGCTGCGCGGCGACGCCGACCAGAGTCATCAGATCCTCGAAGATGTGCTCAACCTGGCCGAGCGTTTTCCGATCGCCGACTTTGATTACGCCCAACCGCTAGAGCGCCTTGGGATGTTGCGCGCCGACGCCGGCAAGATGAGCGAGGCGGTCGCGCTGTGGAAGAAGGCCGCCGAGATTTACCGCGACCTGCAGCTCGCCGAGGACCTCGAGCGCGTCCTGCGTTTGATTGACCGCGAGGCTCTTTGA
- a CDS encoding cold-shock protein: MSMSENISNKLHSPDTELSRRLLEYFERAGAMIDSNPRFRDEYLLDFTVTALEDVHAHVNLGIHVTSETDDLDRQQAFLQASNRGIVLKSLYIEIDEETVESGGLLVAFGTCLSFLFDRRYSHIKAMGVRMHPDCSFNFFDIEESVDRLERMSLDEELSVGEDIDGRIIAYFTDKGFGFIQTDEERKFFFHIANVVDDELRTRLPAYVPGEIIPVEFQYGGHDGKKYPKAINVTVIEDDDDYDDDDDDY; the protein is encoded by the coding sequence ATGAGCATGTCCGAAAACATCTCCAATAAGTTGCACTCGCCCGATACCGAATTGTCGCGAAGGCTGCTCGAGTATTTCGAGCGCGCCGGGGCGATGATAGATTCAAATCCGCGATTCCGAGATGAGTATTTGCTCGACTTCACGGTCACGGCCCTGGAAGACGTGCACGCGCACGTTAACCTGGGGATTCACGTGACCAGTGAGACCGACGATCTCGACCGACAGCAGGCATTCTTGCAGGCGTCGAACCGAGGAATTGTGCTGAAGTCACTCTATATAGAGATCGACGAAGAAACGGTAGAAAGCGGTGGCTTATTGGTCGCCTTTGGTACCTGTCTGTCCTTTCTTTTTGACCGGCGCTACAGCCATATCAAAGCAATGGGAGTCCGGATGCACCCGGATTGCTCCTTTAATTTCTTTGATATCGAAGAGAGCGTCGACCGCCTGGAGCGGATGTCGCTGGATGAAGAGCTGTCGGTCGGTGAAGATATTGACGGGCGTATCATCGCCTATTTCACCGACAAAGGCTTCGGCTTTATCCAGACCGATGAGGAGCGCAAGTTCTTCTTCCATATCGCCAACGTCGTCGACGACGAGCTTCGTACCCGGCTGCCGGCCTATGTGCCCGGCGAGATCATTCCGGTCGAGTTTCAGTACGGCGGCCACGATGGCAAGAAATATCCCAAAGCCATCAACGTCACGGTCATCGAGGATGACGACGACTATGATGACGATGACGACGACTATTAA
- a CDS encoding DUF547 domain-containing protein has protein sequence MRIFAGVVLALVLIAGGAYVLPSTSLVRFLAPKVDLGDAQVLKDVRHKPEKSAIFDHSGFAQLLAEHVDSAAGRVDYAGLKKDQKKLDAYLEKLGAVDLKTLGADEKLALLINAYNAYTLQLILENYPGVKSIKDLKSPWKSKRYKVGGHTLSLDDIEHGLIRPVYKDSRIHFAVNCASIGCPPLQAFAFEGEKIDAQLDLAARKTLQDTRYVRIEGDKLKISVLLNWYGDDFIGEDYSPRSKTLAAYVARFGTPEVRAFVEKHQGAPSVGFIDYDWSLNDVK, from the coding sequence ATGCGAATATTTGCCGGAGTTGTGTTGGCGCTGGTTCTGATCGCTGGAGGTGCGTATGTGTTGCCCTCGACGAGTTTGGTGCGTTTTCTGGCGCCGAAGGTCGACCTGGGGGACGCGCAGGTGCTCAAAGACGTGCGCCATAAGCCCGAAAAGTCAGCCATATTTGACCACTCGGGCTTCGCCCAATTGCTCGCCGAGCACGTCGATAGCGCGGCCGGGCGGGTGGATTATGCCGGGCTTAAAAAAGACCAGAAGAAGCTCGACGCGTATCTCGAAAAGCTCGGCGCGGTCGACCTAAAGACGCTTGGCGCCGACGAGAAGCTCGCGCTGCTTATCAACGCCTATAACGCCTATACCCTTCAGCTTATCCTCGAAAATTATCCGGGGGTTAAGAGCATTAAAGACCTGAAGTCCCCGTGGAAATCCAAGAGATATAAAGTGGGCGGGCATACGCTGAGCCTCGATGATATCGAGCATGGCCTGATTCGCCCGGTCTATAAGGATTCGCGCATCCACTTCGCGGTCAATTGCGCGTCGATCGGTTGTCCGCCCTTGCAGGCATTTGCGTTCGAGGGCGAGAAGATCGACGCCCAACTCGATCTCGCGGCGCGCAAAACCCTGCAGGATACGCGCTATGTGCGCATTGAGGGGGATAAGCTGAAGATCAGCGTGCTGCTCAATTGGTACGGCGATGATTTCATCGGCGAGGATTATTCGCCGCGCTCAAAGACCCTCGCCGCCTATGTCGCGCGTTTTGGCACGCCCGAGGTGCGCGCGTTTGTCGAGAAGCATCAGGGCGCGCCGAGCGTCGGGTTTATCGACTATGATTGGTCGCTTAATGATGTGAAATGA